The following proteins are co-located in the Planococcus plakortidis genome:
- a CDS encoding iron chelate uptake ABC transporter family permease subunit, whose amino-acid sequence MRDVHKLWILIGLAAAACGLYLFDNLNGSFDYALPRRGVKVFAMVLTGVAIAYATVVFQTITHNRILTPSIMGLDSLYMLLQTLLIFFLGSGHITIINKQVNFLLSIAVMVVFALLFYKFLFKKDNQPIYFLLLIGIILGTFFGSVSTFLQVLIDPNEFQIVQDRMFASFNNVNADLVWTSLLFIVVLIGFAWRNNPSLDVLSLGRDTAVNLGVGYDALVKKMLVLSAVLIAISTALVGPITFFGLIVANLSYQFFKSYKHSIVIAGASIISIIALVGGQWVVEHVFTFNTTLSVIINFIGGVYFIYLLLKESRSK is encoded by the coding sequence ATGCGTGATGTACATAAACTATGGATTTTGATCGGGCTCGCCGCTGCGGCATGCGGTTTGTATTTATTCGATAACTTGAATGGCAGCTTCGATTATGCGCTGCCGAGAAGAGGCGTGAAAGTCTTCGCGATGGTGCTGACGGGCGTGGCGATCGCTTATGCGACAGTAGTGTTCCAGACGATCACCCATAACCGCATTTTGACGCCAAGCATCATGGGCTTGGATTCCTTGTATATGCTCCTGCAGACCTTGCTGATTTTCTTCTTGGGCTCCGGGCATATCACGATCATCAACAAGCAAGTGAATTTCCTGTTATCGATCGCTGTCATGGTCGTCTTTGCGCTATTGTTCTATAAATTCCTGTTCAAGAAGGACAATCAGCCGATTTACTTCCTGCTATTGATCGGCATCATTCTCGGCACGTTCTTCGGCAGTGTCTCGACCTTCCTGCAAGTGCTGATCGACCCGAATGAATTCCAGATTGTCCAGGACCGCATGTTTGCGAGTTTCAATAACGTCAATGCGGACTTGGTCTGGACATCGTTATTGTTCATTGTCGTCTTGATTGGCTTTGCTTGGCGCAATAATCCGTCGCTCGACGTGTTGTCTTTGGGCCGGGATACGGCAGTGAACCTTGGTGTCGGCTACGACGCGCTCGTCAAAAAGATGCTTGTGCTGTCCGCTGTGTTGATTGCCATTTCCACAGCGCTGGTCGGGCCGATCACGTTCTTCGGCCTGATTGTCGCCAACTTGTCGTACCAGTTCTTCAAATCCTATAAACATTCGATTGTGATTGCCGGCGCGAGCATCATCAGTATCATCGCCCTGGTCGGCGGGCAATGGGTCGTCGAGCATGTCTTTACGTTCAATACGACGCTCAGCGTCATCATCAATTTCATCGGCGGTGTCTATTTCATCTATCTGCTATTAAAGGAGAGTCGGTCTAAATGA
- a CDS encoding phosphatase PAP2 family protein, with the protein MKRIFYPLAMATLLGFFGILYYYQREPVREIDERAASIFNGMWWLEAMAFIGEQWMIFAASFLLLVFLWAFRHDYRGMLFVFLTVGAGNALNQLLQQWFARPMPGFPEKMAAYSFPSDHAMVGLLYLFTLAYFLGERAGTKTIRLSIWLAAALLTMLTALSQVASGAHYLSDVLAGLCLGYTLFVLVAIWYEMRERHFRKRTSVRSAEREDIVER; encoded by the coding sequence ATGAAGCGGATCTTTTATCCATTGGCGATGGCAACACTGCTTGGGTTTTTCGGCATTCTGTATTATTACCAACGGGAACCGGTGCGGGAAATCGATGAGCGTGCTGCTTCCATATTCAACGGAATGTGGTGGCTTGAGGCCATGGCGTTCATCGGGGAACAGTGGATGATTTTTGCGGCCAGTTTCCTGTTGCTCGTGTTTCTTTGGGCGTTCCGCCACGATTATCGGGGAATGCTCTTCGTCTTCTTGACAGTCGGTGCGGGAAATGCGCTGAATCAATTACTACAGCAATGGTTTGCCCGCCCGATGCCCGGATTTCCTGAGAAAATGGCCGCTTATAGCTTTCCGTCCGATCATGCGATGGTCGGCCTGTTGTACTTGTTCACGCTGGCGTATTTTCTTGGCGAAAGGGCTGGCACAAAAACGATACGCCTGTCGATCTGGTTGGCCGCTGCTTTGCTGACGATGCTCACGGCCTTGTCGCAAGTGGCGAGCGGTGCGCATTACCTGTCGGATGTCTTGGCGGGGCTATGCCTGGGTTATACTCTATTCGTCCTGGTGGCCATCTGGTATGAAATGAGGGAGCGGCATTTCCGCAAGCGCACATCCGTGCGTTCTGCCGAGCGGGAAGATATAGTGGAGCGTTAA
- a CDS encoding ABC transporter permease, protein MNAFFDTLVSRQDMIQDAFIEHIYLSFVAVAIGIAIALPTGVMIARYRRFAEPIIGVTAVFQTIPSLALFGFLVPILGIGSPTALIALIIYALLPILRNTYAGIVGVDGSTIEAGRGMGMTRTQILRQIELPLALPFIMAGIRTATVLTVGIATLATFVGAGGLGDIIYRGLQSYNNSLVLAGALPVALLAIGFDLILKWIEKRATPKGLKT, encoded by the coding sequence ATGAACGCATTTTTCGATACGCTAGTGAGCCGCCAGGACATGATCCAAGATGCCTTTATCGAACATATATATTTATCATTTGTCGCTGTGGCGATCGGCATCGCAATCGCCTTACCTACTGGCGTGATGATCGCACGCTACCGGCGTTTTGCCGAGCCGATCATCGGGGTTACCGCTGTATTCCAAACGATACCAAGTTTAGCTTTGTTTGGGTTTTTGGTGCCGATACTCGGCATCGGTTCACCGACAGCTTTGATTGCGTTGATTATCTATGCGCTGCTGCCGATTTTGCGCAATACTTATGCCGGCATTGTCGGGGTCGATGGATCCACCATTGAAGCAGGGCGCGGGATGGGCATGACAAGAACGCAAATCCTGCGCCAGATTGAACTGCCTTTGGCGCTGCCCTTCATCATGGCCGGCATCCGCACCGCCACCGTATTGACGGTCGGTATCGCGACGCTCGCGACTTTTGTCGGGGCTGGCGGGCTTGGCGATATCATCTACAGGGGCTTACAATCGTATAATAATTCGCTGGTACTCGCAGGTGCATTGCCGGTTGCCTTGTTGGCGATCGGATTTGATTTGATCTTGAAGTGGATCGAAAAACGCGCGACGCCGAAAGGCTTGAAAACGTAA
- a CDS encoding P-II family nitrogen regulator, producing the protein MKKIETIIRPSVFADVRQALALEGIDGLTVTEIAGIGKQEGRVGLFRGNAYRMEFSPKLKLEMVVEDEKVEDIIQALLDYASTGEVGDGKIFILPVEEAIRIRTKERGTVAIG; encoded by the coding sequence ATGAAAAAAATCGAGACTATCATTCGCCCTTCTGTTTTCGCCGACGTCCGGCAAGCATTAGCTCTTGAAGGAATCGATGGGTTGACCGTAACTGAAATCGCCGGAATCGGCAAACAGGAAGGGCGCGTCGGCTTGTTCCGCGGGAATGCCTACCGAATGGAATTTTCCCCGAAATTGAAATTGGAAATGGTCGTGGAAGATGAAAAAGTCGAAGACATTATCCAGGCACTCCTCGACTACGCCTCTACAGGTGAAGTCGGCGACGGGAAAATCTTCATCCTTCCAGTAGAAGAAGCCATTCGAATCAGAACAAAAGAACGCGGCACTGTCGCGATAGGATAA
- a CDS encoding GNAT family N-acetyltransferase, with the protein MEWKWYQEIGGYMEKAQPLLEKREDLYSLFLGVLDQIAQGRYETFFLGIAEDAQGIAGLALMTPPHPLQLIVLRGSPGVESLAAKEFRDAGITVPGVIGDKGTAEKFAKAWGELSEIAMDQGLYRIDAVRRNLPKSPGSWRVANRLDTPLLVEWYRLFAEDTGIGDPSQGEAEEKIADFISRKEVFLWEDGGRAVSCVKKARPSKHGITVSFVFTPKELRKNGYARTLVAEVTEELLTEYDFAMLYTDLANGTSNKIYQEIGYEQISNPVHMQFGRLKQE; encoded by the coding sequence ATGGAATGGAAGTGGTATCAGGAGATTGGCGGGTATATGGAAAAAGCGCAGCCGCTGCTTGAAAAAAGGGAAGACCTATACAGTTTATTCCTTGGTGTACTGGACCAAATCGCGCAAGGGCGTTACGAAACCTTCTTTTTGGGGATTGCGGAAGACGCCCAAGGAATTGCGGGCTTAGCTTTGATGACGCCTCCGCATCCTTTGCAATTGATCGTCTTGCGGGGATCGCCAGGCGTGGAATCGTTGGCCGCAAAGGAATTCCGGGATGCAGGGATCACCGTTCCGGGCGTCATCGGGGATAAAGGAACTGCTGAAAAATTCGCGAAAGCGTGGGGAGAACTCTCGGAAATTGCCATGGACCAAGGCTTATACCGGATTGACGCCGTGCGGAGGAACCTTCCGAAAAGCCCTGGCAGCTGGCGTGTAGCGAACCGGCTGGATACACCGCTGCTTGTCGAATGGTATCGGTTGTTTGCTGAAGATACCGGTATCGGCGATCCGTCGCAAGGGGAAGCGGAAGAAAAAATTGCCGACTTCATTTCACGCAAAGAAGTTTTTCTTTGGGAAGATGGTGGGCGTGCCGTCTCCTGCGTGAAGAAAGCGCGGCCATCCAAGCATGGCATCACGGTGTCATTCGTTTTTACGCCCAAAGAGCTGCGGAAAAATGGCTATGCACGGACACTTGTGGCAGAAGTTACGGAAGAACTGCTCACTGAATATGATTTCGCCATGCTCTATACGGACCTGGCGAACGGCACTTCCAATAAGATTTACCAAGAGATCGGCTATGAGCAAATTTCGAATCCGGTGCACATGCAATTTGGGCGGCTGAAACAGGAGTAA
- the zupT gene encoding zinc transporter ZupT produces the protein MDSTVLFALGLTLFAGLATGIGSLIAFFASRTNTKFLSVSLGFSAGVMIYVSMIEIFFKAKDSLTAAQGETAGYWLTLAGFFGGMVFMAVLDRILPQMGNPHEVRTVEDMDDEPSNDEYARLRKMGIFTALAIAIHNFPEGIATFMSAIQDPALGIAIAIAVAIHNIPEGIAVSVPIYYATGSRKKAFQYSFLSGISEPVGAIAAWLFLMPFLSDTLFGIIFAGVAGIMVFISLDELLPAAKRYDEAHLSIYGLVAGMAVMALSLVLLA, from the coding sequence ATGGACAGTACGGTTTTATTCGCGCTTGGCTTGACGCTTTTTGCGGGTCTTGCCACCGGGATCGGCAGTTTGATTGCATTCTTTGCTTCGCGCACCAATACGAAATTCCTGTCCGTGTCACTCGGTTTCTCGGCTGGCGTCATGATTTATGTCTCGATGATCGAGATTTTCTTCAAGGCGAAAGATTCGCTGACAGCTGCACAAGGAGAGACGGCAGGATACTGGCTGACGCTCGCCGGCTTCTTTGGCGGCATGGTCTTCATGGCGGTGCTTGACCGGATCCTGCCGCAGATGGGGAATCCCCATGAAGTGCGAACGGTAGAAGACATGGACGATGAACCGAGCAACGACGAATACGCACGCCTCCGCAAGATGGGGATCTTTACGGCGCTGGCTATCGCGATCCACAATTTTCCCGAAGGCATCGCGACGTTCATGTCGGCAATACAGGATCCCGCGCTCGGCATTGCCATTGCCATTGCAGTCGCTATCCACAACATTCCCGAAGGCATTGCGGTGTCTGTCCCGATTTATTACGCGACCGGCAGCCGCAAGAAAGCATTCCAATACAGCTTTCTCTCAGGGATATCCGAACCGGTCGGGGCCATTGCCGCTTGGCTGTTCCTGATGCCTTTTTTGAGCGACACATTGTTCGGCATCATCTTCGCGGGTGTTGCGGGGATCATGGTGTTCATCTCGTTGGATGAATTACTGCCAGCAGCGAAGCGCTATGATGAAGCCCATCTGTCGATTTATGGATTGGTTGCGGGAATGGCGGTCATGGCGCTCAGCCTCGTCCTTCTTGCGTAA
- a CDS encoding ammonium transporter, with protein sequence MEAVQSSVDMLWVMLGAMLVFFMHAGFAMVETGFTRSKNTLNILMKNMITISLGSILYFIVGYALMFGPSSFGLIGTEGFALSGVTDIGFFVFQAVFAATCATIISGAVAERMHLTAYILLTIAMTAIIYPIVGHWVWGGGWLAEIGFIDFAGSTVVHLTGAVAAFIAAWKIGPRLGKYSGKTVNTIPGHSLPLGALGVFILWLGWFGFNGGSTLAADPALVPPVIANTLLAASAGVLATALYTRFRYGQIDGTLTMNGALAGLVGITAGAANVSFLGAILIGLAAGIIMTEAVHLLDTKIRVDDPVGAVSVHGIAGVWGTLAIGFFDVNGGLLYGGGAEILGIQAVGVLAVIAWASLATGAVLLLISLVTPLRVTAEEEETGLDFAEHGSQAYSMQDVLRGSSGRADNFADRLNQLGEERPVSGKA encoded by the coding sequence ATGGAAGCTGTACAAAGTTCAGTCGATATGTTGTGGGTCATGCTCGGTGCCATGCTCGTCTTTTTCATGCACGCCGGCTTCGCCATGGTTGAAACAGGATTCACCCGCTCTAAAAATACCCTTAATATTTTGATGAAAAACATGATCACCATTTCACTTGGTTCCATTCTTTATTTCATCGTCGGCTATGCGCTGATGTTCGGGCCGTCGTCGTTTGGCTTGATCGGCACGGAAGGATTCGCATTATCAGGGGTCACGGATATCGGATTTTTCGTCTTCCAGGCAGTCTTTGCCGCCACATGCGCGACGATCATTTCAGGAGCTGTCGCAGAACGCATGCACTTGACCGCTTATATCTTGCTGACTATTGCCATGACAGCCATTATCTATCCGATTGTCGGCCACTGGGTATGGGGAGGCGGATGGCTTGCTGAAATCGGCTTTATCGACTTTGCCGGCTCCACAGTCGTCCACTTGACAGGAGCTGTCGCCGCCTTTATCGCGGCTTGGAAAATCGGCCCTCGTCTCGGCAAGTATTCCGGTAAAACCGTCAATACGATTCCAGGTCATAGCTTGCCGCTTGGCGCGCTTGGCGTATTCATCCTATGGCTTGGCTGGTTCGGCTTTAACGGGGGTAGCACACTCGCGGCAGATCCCGCGCTCGTGCCGCCTGTCATCGCCAACACTTTGCTCGCAGCATCTGCCGGTGTGTTGGCTACGGCACTTTACACTCGCTTCCGCTACGGCCAAATTGACGGCACCTTGACGATGAACGGCGCGCTTGCGGGTCTTGTCGGCATCACTGCCGGTGCTGCCAACGTATCATTCCTTGGCGCCATCTTGATCGGCCTTGCCGCCGGAATCATCATGACAGAAGCTGTCCATCTATTGGATACGAAAATCCGTGTGGACGATCCGGTGGGGGCTGTATCGGTTCACGGAATCGCAGGGGTTTGGGGAACGCTCGCGATCGGCTTCTTCGATGTGAACGGCGGATTGCTGTATGGGGGAGGAGCCGAAATCCTCGGCATCCAGGCTGTCGGCGTACTGGCCGTCATCGCTTGGGCATCCTTGGCTACGGGCGCTGTCCTTCTCTTGATCAGCCTTGTGACACCGCTGCGCGTGACAGCCGAAGAGGAAGAAACCGGCTTGGACTTTGCAGAACACGGATCGCAAGCCTATTCAATGCAAGACGTGCTGCGCGGTTCATCCGGCAGAGCGGATAATTTCGCAGACCGCCTGAACCAGCTCGGCGAAGAACGGCCGGTTTCTGGCAAAGCATAA
- a CDS encoding ABC transporter ATP-binding protein — protein MIRFDKVTKRFPDGTEALKDISLDLPARQLTAIIGPSGCGKTTLMKMVNKLENPTAGNIYIDDEPITGMDEVKLRRSIGYVIQRIGLFPHMTIADNVSLVPKLLNWPADKTDARSKELLQLVGLDPAVFMERYPLELSGGQQQRVGVVRALAGDPNIVLMDEPFSALDPISREQLQDELRHLQQEIHKTIIFVTHDMDEALKIADTIVVMKDGKVEQVGTPQQLIDEPANEFVRSFIGTERINQKRSFGDRRLKEFAFLFGKDWAGEAEQAAADLPVSEAHRLLEESGKPRLAVMDEGRLIGFAGERELLRAALHDEKGATA, from the coding sequence ATGATCCGCTTTGACAAGGTCACTAAACGATTTCCGGACGGGACGGAAGCGTTAAAAGACATTTCGCTCGATCTGCCCGCACGACAGCTGACCGCTATCATCGGCCCGAGCGGTTGCGGAAAAACGACCTTGATGAAAATGGTGAACAAGCTGGAAAACCCGACAGCAGGAAATATATACATAGACGATGAGCCGATCACCGGCATGGACGAGGTGAAGTTGAGGCGGTCGATCGGCTATGTAATCCAACGAATCGGCCTGTTTCCGCACATGACGATCGCCGATAATGTCTCGCTTGTGCCGAAACTGCTGAACTGGCCGGCCGATAAAACAGATGCCCGCTCGAAAGAATTGCTTCAATTGGTTGGGTTGGACCCGGCTGTCTTCATGGAACGCTATCCGCTGGAATTGAGCGGTGGCCAGCAGCAACGTGTCGGTGTCGTACGGGCGCTCGCGGGTGACCCGAATATCGTGCTGATGGATGAGCCGTTTTCCGCGCTCGACCCAATCAGCCGTGAACAATTGCAGGACGAACTGCGCCATTTGCAGCAGGAAATCCACAAGACGATCATTTTCGTCACACACGATATGGATGAGGCGCTGAAAATCGCCGATACCATCGTGGTGATGAAGGATGGGAAAGTCGAACAAGTCGGCACGCCGCAACAGCTGATCGATGAACCGGCCAATGAATTCGTTCGCAGTTTTATCGGCACTGAACGCATCAACCAAAAACGTTCATTCGGGGATCGGCGGTTAAAGGAATTCGCGTTTCTCTTCGGCAAAGACTGGGCGGGGGAAGCGGAGCAAGCAGCTGCCGACTTGCCGGTCAGCGAGGCACACCGATTATTGGAGGAAAGCGGCAAGCCGCGCCTGGCTGTAATGGATGAAGGCCGATTGATCGGCTTTGCAGGAGAGCGTGAATTACTGAGGGCTGCGCTCCATGATGAGAAGGGGGCGACTGCATGA
- a CDS encoding MFS transporter: MATAREKNTQAISQRKLLGVAGLGWLFDAMDVGILAFIIAALHEDWGLTSQEMGWIGGINSIGMAVGAFVFGIYADRVGRKKIFIITLLLFSLASGFSAFTTTLAAFLVLRFFVGMGLGGELPVASTLVSESVPAKDRGRVVVLLESFWAAGWLVAAVISYFIIPEYGWRIALLLTALPAFYALYLRINLPDSPQFTAKKDVLRSVSANIRDVWSKTYRRPTLMLWIVWFTVVFSYYGMFLWLPSVMVMKGFPLIQSFQYVLIMTLAQLPGYFSAAWLIERAGRKFVLVTYLIGTAASALAFGNADTVTMLLISGAFLSFFNLGAWGALYAYSPEQYPTVIRATGTGMAASFGRIGGILGPILVGSMLTAGFGINVIFAIFCGSILIGALAVAFLGTETKQMELE, from the coding sequence ATGGCAACTGCGAGAGAAAAAAATACACAAGCTATCTCACAACGAAAACTATTGGGCGTAGCAGGGCTCGGCTGGCTCTTCGATGCGATGGACGTCGGGATCCTGGCATTCATCATTGCGGCGCTTCACGAAGATTGGGGCCTCACTTCCCAGGAAATGGGCTGGATCGGAGGAATCAACTCCATCGGGATGGCGGTCGGGGCATTCGTGTTCGGGATTTATGCCGACCGTGTCGGCCGCAAGAAAATCTTCATCATCACCCTATTGCTGTTCTCTTTGGCCAGCGGCTTTTCGGCCTTCACTACGACGCTTGCGGCTTTTCTGGTCTTGCGTTTCTTCGTCGGGATGGGGCTTGGCGGGGAATTGCCGGTCGCCTCGACATTAGTGTCGGAAAGCGTCCCGGCAAAAGACCGCGGGCGAGTGGTCGTGCTGCTCGAGAGTTTCTGGGCGGCCGGCTGGTTGGTCGCTGCGGTCATTTCGTACTTCATCATCCCTGAGTATGGTTGGCGGATTGCGCTATTGCTGACGGCATTGCCAGCATTTTACGCCCTGTACCTGCGCATCAATTTGCCGGACTCGCCTCAATTCACGGCGAAAAAGGATGTACTGCGCTCCGTTTCGGCCAATATCCGTGACGTGTGGTCGAAAACCTATCGGCGCCCGACGTTGATGCTATGGATCGTCTGGTTTACGGTGGTCTTCTCGTATTACGGGATGTTCCTATGGTTGCCGAGTGTCATGGTGATGAAAGGATTCCCGCTCATCCAAAGTTTCCAGTATGTGTTGATCATGACGCTCGCGCAATTGCCGGGGTATTTCTCGGCAGCTTGGCTCATCGAACGCGCTGGGCGGAAGTTCGTGCTGGTGACGTATTTGATCGGGACGGCTGCCTCCGCTTTGGCATTCGGGAATGCGGACACCGTCACGATGCTGTTGATATCGGGTGCCTTCCTGTCGTTCTTCAATCTCGGTGCCTGGGGAGCGCTCTACGCCTACTCACCTGAGCAGTATCCGACCGTCATCCGTGCGACGGGCACCGGGATGGCCGCGTCATTCGGCCGGATCGGCGGCATTCTTGGCCCAATTCTGGTCGGTTCGATGCTGACGGCAGGATTCGGCATCAATGTCATATTTGCGATCTTCTGCGGATCGATTTTAATCGGCGCATTGGCGGTCGCTTTCCTTGGGACTGAGACGAAACAAATGGAATTGGAATGA
- a CDS encoding ABC transporter ATP-binding protein — translation MIQVRELTKLYGKKQVVENVSVDIRRGQITSFIGPNGAGKSTLLSMVSRLLDADTGEVLIDKTNTKQMKSNEFSKRVSILKQSNFMNVRLTIRELVSFGRFPYSKGRLNGEDEKMVDQAIDYMDLEDMQHSYLDELSGGQRQRAFIAMVIAQDTEYVLLDEPLNNLDMKHSVQIMKILRRLVDELGKTVIIVLHDINFASVYSDRIVALKNGRVVKDGPTEEIIQSEALKEIYDMDIPIQQMNNCRICVYFNS, via the coding sequence ATGATCCAAGTCCGTGAACTGACAAAATTATATGGTAAGAAACAAGTCGTGGAAAACGTATCGGTCGACATACGGCGGGGGCAGATCACGTCGTTCATCGGCCCGAACGGAGCGGGGAAATCGACCTTGTTGTCGATGGTCAGCCGCCTGTTGGACGCGGATACCGGCGAAGTGTTGATCGACAAGACCAATACAAAGCAGATGAAGTCCAATGAATTCTCGAAACGCGTCTCCATTCTGAAGCAATCGAATTTCATGAATGTGCGCTTGACGATCCGCGAGTTGGTGTCGTTCGGCCGTTTCCCGTATTCGAAAGGCCGCCTGAACGGGGAAGATGAAAAAATGGTCGACCAGGCGATCGATTATATGGATCTTGAAGACATGCAGCATTCGTATTTGGATGAATTGTCCGGTGGCCAGCGCCAGCGCGCATTCATCGCCATGGTCATCGCCCAGGATACCGAGTATGTCCTGCTTGACGAACCCCTCAATAACCTGGATATGAAGCATTCGGTGCAAATCATGAAGATCCTGCGCCGCTTGGTCGATGAGCTCGGCAAGACCGTCATCATCGTCCTTCACGACATCAATTTCGCCTCGGTCTATTCCGACCGCATCGTCGCCTTAAAGAACGGCCGTGTCGTGAAAGACGGCCCTACGGAAGAGATCATCCAATCAGAGGCATTGAAGGAGATCTACGATATGGATATCCCGATCCAACAAATGAACAATTGCCGGATTTGCGTGTATTTCAATTCCTGA
- a CDS encoding DUF4003 family protein — translation METTKIEETYGQVSKALGWAVDKQVSLAVTMIYLSRGREFDVDAHNEVSRLIKKKEGFTSPLRAHLHHIVTAYLVLGDETAEEGLAKLNANQQALNDVKFWKSSYTYLAALMMKSPGEAERARGLYDAMKAHHPFLTSSEDIPYVVLLSNREGDIRERAETMNRYYKELRTQGFSAGNHLQWLSQAMTFDTPVFQPEVAGRIVAIRDFLKAEKIKVRGEHYPVLGFLAIAKADGEALRAIVEMARELEASKLFRWYGTWILPSAVQLTMAESVELRESEAAVFAASVEMLMQAQQAAMMLSVSAVIASSNNPGS, via the coding sequence ATGGAAACTACAAAAATTGAAGAAACTTACGGCCAAGTCTCAAAAGCGCTCGGCTGGGCAGTGGACAAGCAAGTGTCGCTTGCCGTCACGATGATTTATTTAAGCCGGGGGCGTGAATTCGATGTGGATGCCCATAATGAAGTCTCCCGGCTGATCAAAAAGAAAGAAGGGTTCACGTCGCCGTTGCGCGCGCATCTTCACCATATCGTGACGGCATATCTTGTGCTCGGCGATGAAACGGCGGAAGAGGGGCTGGCCAAGCTCAACGCCAATCAACAAGCGCTGAACGACGTCAAGTTCTGGAAGAGCTCCTATACATATCTTGCAGCCTTGATGATGAAATCGCCTGGCGAAGCGGAACGTGCAAGGGGATTATATGATGCGATGAAAGCTCATCACCCATTCCTGACATCAAGTGAAGATATTCCCTACGTCGTGTTGCTGTCAAATCGCGAAGGGGATATTCGGGAACGTGCAGAAACGATGAACCGTTATTATAAAGAATTGCGGACGCAAGGATTTTCAGCGGGCAATCATCTACAATGGCTGAGCCAGGCCATGACCTTCGATACGCCTGTCTTTCAACCCGAGGTGGCGGGGCGCATCGTGGCGATACGCGATTTCCTGAAAGCGGAAAAGATAAAAGTGCGCGGCGAACATTATCCGGTGCTGGGCTTCTTGGCCATCGCAAAAGCGGACGGCGAAGCACTGCGCGCCATCGTGGAAATGGCACGCGAGCTGGAAGCATCGAAATTATTCCGATGGTACGGCACTTGGATCCTTCCTTCCGCTGTCCAATTGACAATGGCGGAATCGGTGGAACTTCGGGAAAGTGAAGCGGCGGTATTTGCAGCTTCCGTGGAAATGCTTATGCAAGCGCAGCAGGCAGCGATGATGCTCAGCGTAAGCGCAGTAATCGCTTCTTCGAATAATCCGGGGAGTTAA
- a CDS encoding uracil-DNA glycosylase, with translation MYRISQELAEWGKKRIAEFSVEGFVWGSGPESPALMLVGEAPGENEVETGIPFTGRAGKELMASLEGIGLEREDVYITSAVRSRPYKWGEKRTRSGEVVKRKYNRAPNKKEIIAHAPILDEEIRAVKPPLIVTLGNVGLQRLVGREAKIMQLHGTLMETPILYWDEENGIFAETEESYHIFPTFHPASVFYNPAVREHKDADWEKLGRLLRNEVNE, from the coding sequence ATGTACAGAATTTCTCAAGAACTGGCTGAATGGGGCAAAAAACGCATTGCGGAGTTTTCGGTTGAAGGCTTTGTTTGGGGGAGCGGACCGGAATCGCCGGCTTTGATGCTGGTCGGGGAAGCGCCGGGAGAGAACGAAGTGGAAACCGGGATTCCGTTTACGGGGCGTGCCGGCAAGGAGCTGATGGCTTCCTTGGAGGGGATCGGGCTTGAGCGGGAAGACGTCTATATCACCAGTGCCGTCAGAAGCCGCCCGTATAAATGGGGAGAAAAACGTACCCGGAGCGGCGAAGTGGTGAAGCGAAAATACAACCGGGCGCCGAATAAGAAAGAAATCATCGCCCATGCCCCGATCCTTGATGAAGAAATCCGTGCGGTAAAGCCTCCATTGATTGTGACACTTGGCAATGTCGGCTTGCAACGGCTCGTCGGGCGTGAGGCGAAGATCATGCAATTGCATGGGACCTTGATGGAGACGCCGATCCTGTATTGGGATGAAGAAAACGGGATCTTCGCGGAAACGGAAGAGAGTTATCACATCTTTCCGACCTTCCATCCGGCGAGCGTTTTCTACAACCCGGCAGTCCGCGAACATAAAGATGCGGATTGGGAGAAACTCGGGCGTTTATTGCGTAATGAAGTGAACGAATAA